GCTGCGGGCTGTACAAAACAGCGAAAACGACTATACTTCCCATCAACATGCCTGCCGAAGCCCTGCGATGGTCTGAGCTTCCGATTTCGATTACGTTCATGCTTATTTCTCTCCCGTTCATCAACATGCTGGCTGAATTGTGTCTTTCTTCTTAGCCAAAGCAAGTATAAAATGAAGAGGACCTGAAAGTATAATGCATTATTTTCATTGTTTTCATATATTCTGTGTAATCGAAGTGAGGGAAACAGGCTTTGGAATGGCAGCAGCTCGAATACTTTGAAGCAACCGCGCGTTTGCAGCATATGACACTGGCGGCTCAGACGCTTAACATTACGCAGCCGGCTCTAAGCCGGTCTATCGCCAGATTGGAGTCGGAGTTGGGGATTCCGCTTTTTGAACGGGAAGGAAGGTCAATCCGTCTTAACCGCTACGGCCAGCTTTTTCTCAGCCATGTTGAACATATTCTTGAAGAATACCGGATGGCCAAACGGGAGATTGACGATCTGCTAAATCCGTCGCAAGGGGAGGTCTCGCTGGGGTTTCTGCATACGCTCGGCATTCACCATATTCCCGATCTGATCGGCAGGTTCCGCAGAGCGCATCCCCACACCCGGTTTCAGCTTAATCAGAGCAGCACCCAGCGTCTGTTGGAACAGCTGGTCTCAGGTGAAATTGATCTGTGCATGGCTTCGCCCCAGGATGCCGACATGCGCATTCGCTGGGCCAAATTGTGGTCGGAGGAGCTGTTCATAGCGGTGCCATCCGGACATCGGC
This region of Paenibacillus sp. URB8-2 genomic DNA includes:
- a CDS encoding LysR family transcriptional regulator → MEWQQLEYFEATARLQHMTLAAQTLNITQPALSRSIARLESELGIPLFEREGRSIRLNRYGQLFLSHVEHILEEYRMAKREIDDLLNPSQGEVSLGFLHTLGIHHIPDLIGRFRRAHPHTRFQLNQSSTQRLLEQLVSGEIDLCMASPQDADMRIRWAKLWSEELFIAVPSGHRLAGSSLAELCEIGQEPLISFKEGYGLRIITDKLLQESGISPSIVFEGEDVDTVAGLVAAGLGVAILPKYSGLDQEEVSWVSIANRSCRREIGIAWMEDRFLSPAAERFRQFVLDFYLKE